In Cervus canadensis isolate Bull #8, Minnesota chromosome 6, ASM1932006v1, whole genome shotgun sequence, one DNA window encodes the following:
- the LOC122443598 gene encoding small ubiquitin-related modifier 1: MSDQEAKPSTEDLGDKKEGEYIKLKVIGQDSSEIHFKVKMTTHLKKLKESYCQRQGVPMNSLRFLFEGQRIADNHTPKELGMEEEDVIEVYQEQTGGHSTV, from the coding sequence ATGTCTGACCAGGAAGCAAAACCTTCAACCGAGGACTTGGGGGATAAGAAGGAAGGAGAATATATTAAACTCAAAGTCATTGGACAGGATAGCAGTGAGATTCACTTCAAAGTGAAAATGACGACACATCTCAAGAAACTCAAAGAATCATACTGTCAAAGACAGGGAGTTCCTATGAATTCACTCAGGTTTCTCTTTGAAGGTCAGAGAATTGCTGATAATCACACTCCAAAAGAACTGGGAATGGAGGAAGAAGATGTGATTGAAGTTTATCAGGAACAAACAGGGGGTCATTCAACGGTttag